The genomic window gcataaaaatatttcttttgacatatatagactaaataaattacaaaaatgaaaCAATTAAAGGAAATTGTATATTCCTTCTCTGTGAGCATGTCCAGACATATAtattgccttttttttttcttttcttcaaataaACAACACAGTtgaaataaaccaaataaaaggTTGCTGGAAGTCAAAACAAACCAATTGAAACTTTCTCAGCAATGGTTTTACTATACAAATTAGGTATTAAGTTTGTTAATTGAATTGAAGCAGAACCCACATGAAATTAGCCGAGAGAACATGATAATAACAAGTAAACGACTTAAATTGATAATACAAAAGTAAATAAATCAGATATAATAATCCCATCAAATTTCTACATGATGTTATTACCAAATTCGAAAACTTTTTCGGCTCCGTTTATTTGTTCAAAGAAAACAGATTTAGATTGACGATAAAATTAGGGTTCTAAATTATATCGATTAAGAATTACGTACctttaaaatatttatgaagAATCTTAATAACATTGAATTAGAatacacaataataataaaattgtaacaaaatcaattagtttttcttttggatgatcaaagtgtcgatgtttcaccatacaggtgtcggtcacgaagcataatgatgcttcaccagactattgtcggtcacgaaactcaaacaatatcaaacatccaagatacatattataaataaataaataattgatcaacattttatgtaatattaatgatcaaagtgttatgcttcaccatacaaatgtcggatatcacgaaccgtaaacaacattgaatcaattgaatacataaaggaatgatgcttatttatttatttaattttaattattattatttgatctttataagtatacaaggttcaaaACGAttcataattatataataatcgaAATAAAAGTCACttgtgatttcataaaaatagatTAAGAGTTGCGTACCTCAGTTGGTAAGCTCGTGCTGATAACATGTTAtgaaaatataagtaatagtaataatatataagtatagagaagagaagaagagaagagagaaagaatagagattgtattattctcatcaaggtgtatgtttacatgacaatacaagtcctatttataggacaatataatgggtCAGTGGAATGGGTCAAtgcttaatggacatccaccaaattattcataacaaaacTATAATTATATGGAATGGAAGGAGTAATTAATTATTACATTAATGTCAATATAtacatattatataattaaatgattttgtCTATCGATCGTTAATTGGTTCAATAgtgattgacgctaaacttGATAGGGAGAATCGCGGTTCGATCTCATGCAACTGCGAACAGGaggaggctgaaaccacttgatgtcagaactgaccccaactagattaaactgatggtgaaaaacaaaaaaatgattttatctTTGGCAAGGATAAATAGTATAGTTATGTATGTTTAGAAAAGTGAGAAAATGTGGTAATTTCACACCTAATCGAAGCTTAATTATTGTTGCTTAAGGAAAACAACGTTAAAATTCGGATTAAACCCATATGGgaccaagaaaaagaaatttgacatgtatccaaacatgttatacaTCTATTAGAACCAATTTTACCTATCACGCACACAATAAATTTTATACACCAAGAAAATTTAGCCATTCAAACGTAAGAAGAGTATCTAGTGaacttgtttttgttgttaGAATTATTTCATGACTCTCAAATATCTAAACCAAATACATGTAACCGTGAGTGTATATTTTGTGACTAAACAAACACTTAGAATTATGCAGCAATCTAAATCTAAATTAGTATTGGAAAATTATAAGTATTGTTCGGTTGAAGAGCGACGTGACGACACAACATTTTGCATTCATCAACATTGTTCTAGTTATCTCATGCCGTCATAGATCAATGCACGACCGTGCTTCGGGTCCGGTTACCAGTCAATCAAGGCAAACTCCGACTATTTGAAAGTCCGGTTATCAGTTAAGTCAACCATAGAAATTCACCGTCATAACAACAATTTAATAGATTCAAAAACATTACTCGAAACAAATTCTTATCTCTTCAAAAATTACTAATGAAACCATTAAAAATTGATCAAGAAATAATAGAAACTTTGATGCAAGCAAATAACAGAACAAAGTCTCAATAGTACAACACACTATGGTGATCTTTTCCTAGGAACAAGGTAAAGATCAATTTTCTTATGCATAGTGATTCCTGGTTTCACTTGTGTATCCAATACTTGTTCCTTATCAAAATCATTAGGTAATTTCCAATCAAAAGAGTGAACAAGATTAGCAAGTATAAGCTCAACAGTCACAACTCCCATGTTCATTGCAGGACACATTCTTCTTCCACTTCCAAATGGAATCAACTCAAAATTCTTCCCTTTAAAATCAATTGAACTCGTAAAAAATCTTTCGGGATAAAAATCTTCGGGGTCTTCCCAATTATCGGGATCTCTTGCAATGGCCCATGCATTAACATGCACAAGAGTTTTTGGTTTAATCTCATAACCATCTATGTAACaatcactagtagaaaaatgacttttggtttggagataccactaccggtatgtgaataccagtagtgaaatacatttgaccaaaggattccactactgatatttttaaaacggtagtggaaagttcagagacaagggatttcactaccggctttgctaaatccgtagtggaaagtagacacggtggcaatgtcgtaattacgtacaaatttgttttaattatcttccactaccgatctaggattcaccggtagtggaatcctaatagtgttattatttttttcatattcccacttttcactaccgatctaggattcaccggtagtggaatcctaatagtgttattatatttttcatattgtcattttcattcCCAATTTTCATACGCGTTCAATCTCCCTCCCACTGCAAACTCTCCATTCTCAATCGTCCCAAGTTCTTCCAAATCGTCCCAagttcttcaaatcaaacactccaatttcccaatcattctccaatctctccattctccattctccattctccattctccaatctctccaatttcattcggtttcattctccaaaccctagaaTGCTTGAATCGCCTCCAAATTTCTTCGTTTTTATTCGGTAaaggtatgaataaatcaaacttcctccaaatttcattcgttttcgttttcattcattttcattcttgttcattcgttttcattcgcttgggttttcattcgttttcattcacGTCGTTTTCGTGGGTCTGTGATGTTCATTTCTGTGTGGGTCTGTGTTTTTTTGTGTgggttttcattcttcttctgcttGGAGTTTTTATCGTACCAAAGATCTGCTCTTCGTATTCAGCACAGTTAACTGCTTATGGTAAGAAACAGTGTGGGACTTTTCAGTTTcaatctttcaattttttttttttattattattattattatttgtataaaaatgGTTTGTGTTACAGATTTTAAAGATTCGGGTCCAAAGGAAGAAGAACATATTAGCTTTCCACAAACCCAAAGCAAGTTGCAGAGTCTAGGTGACTCTCTCATCTTtaattatgtgatatttgtgTTACAAAATTTCATTCAATTCTTATTTATcatgactctttttttttttagtggatTTAATAATGTGGAGAGATGTTTCAAGATCAGCATTTGTGTTTGGTATTGGAACATTCATTATAATCTCATCTTCTTATGCAAGGGATATCAATTTGAGGTTACAAATCGATCTACACTAAAAAGattttatcttaattatacAGCTCTATAACTTAAGTTTTTCTGCCCTTTCTTTTTGTTGCAGTCTTATTTCTGCAATCTCCTATTTAGGCCTTGTCTACCTTGCAGTTATCTTCCTCTATAGATCCCTAATTTGcaggtaataataataataataacttacGCTTTTCCCGATCTCTGCTCGTCTTATGTAGAGACcgtttattattaataataacttaCGCTTTTCCCGATCTCTGCTCGTCTAGTGATGATGGTTTTATGAAGGAATTGGTATTTTTgtgatggaattggtattttatgaaggattggtattttagaattggtattttaggaattggtattttaggattggtattttaggaattggtattttaggactgtttatcaggtgatggaattggtattttaggatgTGCATACTGTTCTAGagttttgatttttcatattaatatgcaggcacaggaagctacaaaaaaacgaaaaaaaaaaaaaaaaaaaaaactaacataccactactgatatttataacaatcagtagtgaaaactaacataccactacgggtatttgtaattacccgtagtggaatcctcaattctaaaaaaaaaaatggaatagcatacataccactaccggtatttacaaataccggtagtggaatcccagattctaaaaaaaaaaaaaatgaaaaccatacataccactaccggtatttgtaaataccggtagtggaatcccagactctaaaaaaaaaaaaatgaaaactatacataccactaccggtatttacaaataccggtagtggaatcccagactctaaaaaaaaaaaaaagaaaaccatacataccactacggatattgaaaatacccgtagtggaatctcatacataccactaccggtataaaaagacccgtcgtggaaagtattgacttacaacgacgagtgtgtttactaccggccgcggccagtagtggaatccctatttggccggtagtggaatcccctttctgcactagtgaaTTTTCTATAGTTTCTCTTGGCAATAGTAATGGTGATGGAGGGAATAATCTCAATGTTTCTTTCACCACTAATTTAAGATAAGGTAGCTTTTCAATATCATCTTCATTTATGAAATCTTTGTCTTCATATAAGTTTTTGATTTCCATTTGAACCTTGTTCATCACTCTAGGATTGTTCATCAATGCTGTCATAGCCCAAACCACTGTTGCTGCACTTGTGTCTGTTCCTGCTAAAAAAATGTTCTGCATATATATGTGCAATGTGTTTAATTAACATAAACTTAAGAACTAATCACAATATTATTGTgctttctacaaaaaaaatcacaatattattGTTTAATGAAGGAGAATATGAAGGATGAATTTAAATTATCCATCACTTTTCCTATCCCATTTgtccaattattttttaattgagtataacaaatatttttcgtGGTTACAATTAAATTGAGTATATACGAAATACACAACAACACATTTAACAATAACTTTCGacacaaataattattttatcatttttctaTCAAATAGTCTAGTGTTAAATTCACACACCTTAagtataaaaaaatggaaaaccTCAAGTTTGAATTGGACTCATGTACATATATCAATGCAGTCACATACTGAATTGTAATACTCTTCTTTTTCACAATTAGTGTATGTGAGTGTCGATGGTAggtttttttgacacaaaaataaaattaacgaCTCTACAACGATGTTTTAATAACTTAACCAAATATCGAATTTAAACTATGAGACATTCAGTCATGATTCATATGTTTTAAACAGCTTGAACCAAGATGAAAACTACAATTGAAAACCTCAAATAACCGAATCGTAGACGGTGTCACTTCATGGTTCAATTAGCTGAACAATTAAATTAGGAGcagtttgtttcaagttttatttttattttttctcgaaaatgaaaacaaaatcccAACAAAAAAAGGTGGGAAAAATTTCTCCCTAAATATGGAAATAAATGCATGTATAATTTTCAACTAACCTCTCTATTAAAAAGGTGCACGagaatatttaaatattaaccaaacatatttttttaaatacccAAGAAAAAACTTTTCATCCTTGTATTCTTTGAAAAATTTAttcccaaaaataaatttagtaaacTTGAAACAAACGTCTGTTAGGTTCGATATTTAAAACATTGTTCAATAGTATGCAAATGATTCAAATACACAATTAGTGGAGTGGTGATTTGAATGAAATAAGGATGAGTTCTTACCATAAGTATAGCTTTGATGTGGTTAAGAGTGAGATCAAAAGAGAGTGAGTGATTATTCATCATttgcaaaaatatatcaatgaTATCAGCCACTTCTTGTTCCTTGCTTTTAGGTCTTGCTAAATTATCCATATGATCATCAATGACTCTTTGGTATATCAAATCCAATTCCTTGAAAGTTTTATCAAGCCTCCTAAGAGTTCCTCTGACTCTATCAACCCAACccaacaaaagaaaattatctGAAAAGTAAAATTCAGTTAACAAAGCTTGAGCTTCATTAAGCAAAACTTGCAATTTACTTCTCCTTTGTCCACTTCCAaattcaacttcttcctcataatcaaaatcatattttttccCAAAAGCTATCTTACATATAATTGTATTTGTCAAAAACATCAATATTTCACTCAAGTTCACACCTTTTTCATCACCATCATATTGTGACAACTTTTGAATCAATTGGGCAACTTCATTTTCTCTAATGGGTCTAAAAGAATGAATACGTTGAGAGCTAAAAAGGTGAAGAACACATAGTTTTTTCATTTCTCTCCAATAAGGACTATAAGGTGCAAACCCCAAATCTAAACCATTGTAAGTCAATTTTCTTAGTCCTAGGAAAGCTGGTCTACTTGCAAATTTCAGGTCATGTGTTTTTAACACTTCTTTTGCCATTCTTGCTGAGGAAACAACTAAGGTTGGTATATTGCCAAGGTGCAAAGACATGATAGGTCCATAGTGTTGGGAAAGTTGCCATAGGGATTGATGTGGTGATGAAGGGTCAATTTGGTGTAGATTTCCAATTATAGGAAGTGGTTTAGGACCTGGTGGAATTAATGATGTTCTTCTAGTACTCTTTGTTTTGTGTATATGGATGATGAATATAATAAAGATTGGCAAGAGATAAAGAAGCACAAGATATAGAATCCCCATATGATGCAATGCAACCTTACAAATTGTTTCTCTATCTTCCAAATTTATGAGGCTGGTTATTTTTTTATcagcaaaaaatattttattttaatatacctaaaataaatagaagAGGTACTCCGACCATTACAATAGAATCAAGTACGGATAGTACTCCACCAAAAAATACATGATTGATATTAACGATCaaatatatcagttattcaTGTGGTGGATTTTATAGAATTATACGATTGAATATCACTTCTGAACAAACAATTCATATTGTAACTTCAGAATTCTAATAAATTTATCAAatctcaaaatcaattttatttaccAAGATTTTGCCATTATAATTCAAACACAAGAAGTGTTTTCAAATctattgaatttgtttttgttgtcaGAATTATTCCACGAGACCCTAAAAAATCTAAACCAAACAAATGTTGTCATTACTAGTAGTACACATATAGTGAGCATAATGGAAATGAAAGATTCCAATGACACAAATTTTCATACGTAACGTAAACCCAATGGTCCATTCTCTCTTATTTTAGAATGTAGTCATGGCATGGACAATTTCTTGTATTCATCCATAATGGACAATAATTGTGAGAACTATCGAGAGGAAATATATTACGTGTTTGGTGTATTGAGGAAAATATGGTGATTTAGacaaaaattagagaaaatagaggagataataataatgtttaaaatggagaaataaataagtgaaaGAAAGCAAATTAAGAAAGAGAGAAAGGGGTGGGAATGACAAAAAAGGGGGTGGGGGTAACAAGCCCCAAAGTTTGATATAGAAAACAATCATTTTAATCTTTTAGCCCATTTCCATGATTCTTAGACAGACttatgaaaatttctcatcccactacccactttctcaccacacccctgaaatttccatttttgcccttggtcaaaaaattcggaacgcgttttccgaatttttttagttcaaatttggaaaaaattcggaaaacacattccgaagttgtttttgaaggcaaaaaaaattcggaaaacgcgttccgatttttttgaccaagggcaaaaatggaatttccaggggtgtggtgagaaagtgggtaggtgggatgagaaattttccaaaCTTATATCCACTAAGCCCACTACATCTGAAAATCGGTTGAACCCAACAAATGGGCATTAAGAAGTAGAGGAGTACTATCACTATTCTTTCtatcattcattttttaattgtgtGAAATTTGTATAGATATCACCACTTTTTACGTGagacataattttaaaataagacaCTTAGAATctattgtgtaattttttttcctctcattttcttttcatCATACTAAATGGATCATTGCATTTATTTCAACCAATTAGAGAGTGAGTGTTAGAAAGAGTGTTTAGAAGAGAGTGATTTAACACTCATGTAAAAAGTATACTATattaaaacaatgaaaacaacaaaaaagaagtTTCGAGACATTAAAATGTATTgaactactccctccgtaccaaaTTAGAtgtcattttgaagaaaaagtttgtaccaaattatatgtaattttacaaaatcaatgaagcattgaatttattttttctattatgcccttaattatttattattctcttctttcaattcttcaatttatctttctcatACAATTAATTAAGGATAATTATATAAACTAAcccataatttctttttttcatacaacattaattacatttcttaatatgcgtaaaAATGCCaaagtgatatatatatatatatatatatatatatatatatatatatatatatatatatatatatatatatatatatatatatatattgtggtacggagagAGTATGTTCTATTGAGATAACTTAGTTGGTACGCAGACGCGACCCACAACATGTACTTCCAGCTCTATGAAGCTGAGCCGTTAATTTTTTAGggctcaaaaaataaaataggaaacACACAAGGGTTATGTTGAGGGATGCtattttatcaattattttggTGGTTCTTGTGTTGTACGTTTATGAAGGTGACTATTGTTCAACACTTgtggtttttgttttattaattaaagcATAATTTGGTTcttgttttattaattaaagcatttttttttctcaggAAATTCGAACGTAGGATAACAAGTTTTTGGACAAAGAATTTAACCACCAAACTAATGTAATATTTGTGAATATatgattatgaatatttttgtatctattgtatttttttaaattagttgAGAGcctttaaattatttgtattagCCCTCTTGGTATGATATTGCAAGGTGAATTTGTGACtgtttgacataaaaaaaaaaaaaagtattgaatTCAAATATGAGAAAGATTCAAAAGTTGTGACCACTGAGCCACCATCAACATTATTACTAAATACTAACCTCTCAAGGATTTGGTAACCTCATCCAACTACTACCAACGGTGGGATCAAATAATTTTCCAAAGAGAAATTAAGTGATAATAATTGACTTTTTTGTTCTATGTGACACATTCATACCATCTAGTTATGACCCCAGCAATGCATTAACctttattattaaatatcatACAAAACCTTCGACATATTGTGGGCAAGATAttgcttcaattttttataataaatatagGTGAAATTATCTGAGGAAAGAACAGGGACCGGATTTCGTGAAGTCAAATTTTCCGTGCAGTCGGTCACTTTATagccgtctgatcaagatcagacgatataatttaaaaactattttattacCATATTTATTTAAATCATTCGATCATGATTGAACGACTATAAAGTGACTGTACGAAAAATTCGAATACACCTAATCCAAATTCCGAAAGAGCAATCATATGACTGGTTGAATTTAGTTCCCATGTGACGTGACATGTGGTTCCACCATATACCCTAAAGACTTAGTACtattaaatttgatttaaatGGTTGGCTAGTCATGTGCCGTTGTACCTAAATGCCATTTGATTGCTGAGCTGAAATAAATAAACAAGCGGAATTAGTAAGAATATTTGTTTTCACAAAATCCAGTGTAAATTAATCGATTAATTACCAatctcaagtggttaatgaattcTTTTAAGACGAATTGTTCTAAAGAACCTAAGTTCAATTTAAAGggaaataatttttagttacaCTTTATTTATATTACAACTGAACTTTGAGTTATCGAGTCTTCTCACCTAAATATCAGATGATTAATATAAAGAAATTAGAGTAAATTAGTAagaatattttgttttgaaaaaagtTAGGTAACTGTTTATTTTGATACATAAATGTGAGACAAAACAT from Trifolium pratense cultivar HEN17-A07 linkage group LG1, ARS_RC_1.1, whole genome shotgun sequence includes these protein-coding regions:
- the LOC123887134 gene encoding cytochrome P450 71A1-like yields the protein MGILYLVLLYLLPIFIIFIIHIHKTKSTRRTSLIPPGPKPLPIIGNLHQIDPSSPHQSLWQLSQHYGPIMSLHLGNIPTLVVSSARMAKEVLKTHDLKFASRPAFLGLRKLTYNGLDLGFAPYSPYWREMKKLCVLHLFSSQRIHSFRPIRENEVAQLIQKLSQYDGDEKGVNLSEILMFLTNTIICKIAFGKKYDFDYEEEVEFGSGQRRSKLQVLLNEAQALLTEFYFSDNFLLLGWVDRVRGTLRRLDKTFKELDLIYQRVIDDHMDNLARPKSKEQEVADIIDIFLQMMNNHSLSFDLTLNHIKAILMNIFLAGTDTSAATVVWAMTALMNNPRVMNKVQMEIKNLYEDKDFINEDDIEKLPYLKLVVKETLRLFPPSPLLLPRETIENCYIDGYEIKPKTLVHVNAWAIARDPDNWEDPEDFYPERFFTSSIDFKGKNFELIPFGSGRRMCPAMNMGVVTVELILANLVHSFDWKLPNDFDKEQVLDTQVKPGITMHKKIDLYLVPRKRSP
- the LOC123887143 gene encoding reticulon-like protein B21; the encoded protein is MNKSNFLQISFVFVFIHFHSCSFVFIRLGFHSFSFTSFSWVCDVHFCVGLCFFVWVFILLLLGVFIVPKICSSYSAQLTAYDFKDSGPKEEEHISFPQTQSKLQSLVDLIMWRDVSRSAFVFGIGTFIIISSSYARDINLSLISAISYLGLVYLAVIFLYRSLICR